A genomic region of Noviherbaspirillum sp. L7-7A contains the following coding sequences:
- a CDS encoding NAD(P)/FAD-dependent oxidoreductase has protein sequence MENTADSSTSSQNAAQVVPREPIEADAVIIGAGPVGLFQVFELGLLEIKAHVIDSLTAVGGQCVELYPDKPIYDIPAVPVCTGQELTDNLLKQIEPFEPTFHLGQEVTLVERRDDHRFNVETTAGTRFITKTIFIAAGVGSFQPRTLKVEGIEQFDNSQLFYRVRDPARFEGKNLVICGGGDSALDWALNLAGKAESVVLLHRRDEFRAAPASVAKMKEMCDNYEMQLLIGQVTGYETEGDKLAGIKVTGADGVTRRLPLDHLLVFFGLSPKLGPIAEWGLDIERKQLKVGTERFETNVPGIFAVGDINTYPGKKKLILSGFHEAALAAFAAAPYIFPEKKIHMQYTTTSPKLHKILGVETPVFD, from the coding sequence ATGGAAAACACCGCTGACTCATCCACCTCCAGCCAGAATGCCGCGCAGGTCGTGCCGCGCGAACCGATCGAAGCCGATGCCGTCATCATTGGCGCCGGCCCGGTCGGGCTGTTCCAGGTGTTCGAACTTGGCCTGCTCGAAATCAAGGCGCATGTGATCGATTCGCTCACCGCGGTGGGCGGACAGTGCGTGGAACTGTATCCGGACAAGCCTATCTACGACATCCCGGCCGTGCCCGTCTGCACCGGACAGGAACTGACCGACAACCTGCTCAAGCAGATCGAGCCGTTCGAGCCGACCTTCCATCTGGGCCAGGAAGTGACCCTGGTCGAGCGTCGCGACGACCACCGCTTCAACGTCGAGACCACCGCAGGCACCCGCTTCATCACCAAGACCATCTTCATCGCTGCCGGCGTGGGCTCGTTCCAGCCGCGCACGCTGAAGGTCGAAGGCATCGAGCAGTTCGACAACTCGCAGTTGTTCTACCGCGTTCGCGATCCGGCCAGGTTTGAAGGCAAGAACCTGGTGATTTGCGGCGGCGGCGATTCCGCGCTGGACTGGGCGCTCAACCTGGCTGGCAAGGCCGAGTCGGTCGTGCTGCTGCATCGCCGCGATGAATTCCGCGCCGCACCGGCGTCGGTCGCGAAGATGAAGGAAATGTGCGACAACTATGAGATGCAGTTGCTCATCGGCCAGGTCACCGGCTATGAAACCGAAGGCGACAAGCTCGCCGGCATCAAGGTCACTGGCGCCGACGGCGTAACGCGCCGCTTACCGCTGGACCACCTGCTGGTGTTCTTTGGCCTGTCACCCAAACTCGGACCGATCGCCGAGTGGGGCCTGGATATTGAGCGCAAGCAACTGAAAGTCGGCACCGAGCGCTTCGAAACCAATGTGCCGGGCATCTTTGCGGTTGGCGACATCAATACGTATCCCGGCAAGAAGAAGCTGATCCTATCCGGTTTCCATGAAGCGGCTCTGGCAGCCTTCGCCGCGGCGCCCTATATCTTCCCCGAGAAGAAAATCCACATGCAGTACACGACGACTTCGCCGAAGCTGCACAAGATACTGGGCGTGGAAACGCCGGTATTCGACTGA
- the fdxA gene encoding ferredoxin FdxA: MTHVVTESCIRCRYTDCVDVCPVDCFREGPNFLAIDPDECIDCAVCVAECPVNAIYAEEDVPADQQQFIKLNVDLARKWPSITKTKPALPEAEEFKDVADKLQYLEH, from the coding sequence ATGACCCACGTTGTGACCGAATCCTGCATCCGCTGCCGTTATACGGACTGCGTTGATGTATGCCCGGTAGATTGCTTCCGCGAAGGCCCGAATTTCCTCGCGATCGACCCGGATGAATGCATTGACTGCGCCGTGTGCGTCGCCGAATGCCCGGTCAATGCGATCTATGCCGAGGAAGACGTCCCGGCGGACCAGCAGCAATTCATCAAGCTCAATGTCGACCTGGCGCGCAAGTGGCCGTCCATCACCAAGACCAAGCCCGCGCTCCCGGAAGCCGAAGAGTTCAAGGACGTCGCCGACAAGTTGCAGTATCTGGAGCACTGA
- a CDS encoding sodium:proton antiporter, with protein MVLFMLLVPAAASAADLNGAGLSGWWGIPFAGLLLSIALCPLLVPQFWHHHFGKLAAAWSLAFLLPCAVFFGFSTAVAGAVHAFLAEFIPFIILITALFVVAGGICVRGNLHGTPRLNTAILAIGTLLASFMGTTGAAMLMIRPLIRANDNRKHAAHIVVFFIFLVANAGGSLTPLGDPPLFLGFLKGVDFFWTVRNIFPETAFLCLTLLAIFYLLDSYYFHRREEVLPVDPTPDSGIWFEGKVNFVLLAVVVALVLMSGFWKSGIEFEVMGTPVALQNLVRDIALVVVILVSLAVTPAAARAGNEFSWGPILEVGKLFAGIFITIIPVIAMLRAGEAGAFGAVVRAVTSPSGQPIDSMYFWASGLLSSFLDNAPTYLVFFNTAGGDPQQLMTTFASTLAAISCGAVFMGANSYIGNAPNMMVKAIAEERGIRMPSFFGYMGWSCAILIPLFILMTFIFFRG; from the coding sequence ATGGTGCTTTTCATGCTGCTGGTACCCGCAGCGGCGTCGGCGGCAGACCTGAATGGCGCCGGCTTGTCTGGCTGGTGGGGCATACCCTTCGCCGGCCTGCTGCTGTCGATTGCGCTGTGCCCCCTGCTGGTGCCGCAATTCTGGCATCACCATTTCGGCAAGCTGGCCGCCGCATGGTCGCTGGCATTCCTGCTGCCATGCGCCGTTTTCTTTGGTTTCTCTACTGCGGTGGCAGGCGCGGTGCATGCCTTTCTGGCTGAATTCATCCCGTTCATCATTCTGATCACCGCGCTGTTCGTGGTGGCGGGGGGCATCTGCGTGCGCGGCAATCTGCACGGCACGCCACGGCTCAATACCGCGATACTGGCCATAGGCACGCTGCTGGCCAGCTTCATGGGAACCACGGGCGCGGCCATGCTGATGATAAGGCCCCTGATACGCGCCAACGACAACCGCAAGCACGCGGCGCATATCGTGGTGTTCTTCATTTTCCTGGTAGCCAACGCCGGTGGCTCGCTCACGCCCCTGGGCGACCCGCCGCTGTTCCTGGGCTTCCTGAAGGGCGTGGATTTTTTCTGGACCGTCAGGAACATCTTCCCCGAGACGGCTTTCCTGTGCTTGACGTTGCTGGCGATCTTCTACCTGCTCGACAGCTATTATTTCCACAGGCGCGAGGAAGTCCTGCCGGTCGACCCGACGCCTGACAGCGGTATCTGGTTCGAGGGCAAGGTCAACTTTGTCCTGCTTGCCGTGGTGGTGGCGCTGGTGCTGATGAGCGGCTTCTGGAAGTCGGGCATCGAGTTTGAAGTGATGGGGACGCCGGTTGCGCTGCAAAACCTGGTGCGGGACATCGCGCTGGTGGTGGTGATCCTGGTTTCCCTGGCGGTGACGCCGGCGGCGGCCCGCGCCGGCAATGAATTTTCCTGGGGGCCGATACTGGAAGTGGGCAAGCTGTTTGCCGGCATCTTCATCACCATCATTCCGGTCATCGCGATGCTGCGTGCCGGCGAGGCGGGCGCGTTCGGCGCCGTGGTCCGGGCTGTGACCAGTCCTTCGGGGCAGCCGATCGACAGCATGTATTTCTGGGCCAGCGGCCTGCTGTCTTCCTTCCTCGACAATGCGCCGACCTACCTGGTGTTCTTCAACACCGCCGGCGGCGATCCGCAGCAGCTGATGACCACGTTCGCCTCGACGCTGGCGGCCATTTCCTGCGGCGCCGTATTCATGGGCGCCAACAGCTACATTGGCAATGCGCCCAACATGATGGTCAAGGCCATTGCCGAGGAGCGCGGCATCAGGATGCCATCCTTCTTTGGCTATATGGGATGGTCATGCGCGATCCTGATCCCGCTGTTCATCCTGATGACATTTATTTTCTTTCGCGGATAA
- a CDS encoding D-glycerate dehydrogenase → MKPSILVARAVFPEVIERLRQHFDVEDNQEDKVYTSEELASRLQGKDGMFSTLSERVDQALLASCPQLKAVCNMAVGYNNIDVDAASRAGVIVTNTPDVLNETTADFGWALLMAAARRITEAEQWLRAGQWQKWRYDSFVGADLHGATLGIIGMGRIGQAIARRSTGFGMQVIYHNRSRLAPELEAQANNARHVSREELLRQADHVVLVLPYSPALHHTIGEAEIALMKPTAVLVNIARGGIVDDGALIRALRERRIAAAGLDVYENEPALNPDFLTLSNVVLTPHIASASVATRLAMANCAAANLIAALTGAAPPNQLNPEATKGK, encoded by the coding sequence ATGAAACCCAGCATACTCGTCGCACGCGCTGTCTTCCCCGAGGTAATCGAACGGCTGCGCCAGCACTTCGATGTGGAGGACAACCAGGAAGACAAGGTCTACACATCCGAAGAGCTGGCTTCCCGGCTGCAGGGGAAGGACGGCATGTTCTCCACGCTGAGCGAAAGGGTCGACCAGGCGCTGCTGGCTTCCTGCCCGCAACTGAAGGCGGTCTGCAACATGGCGGTGGGCTACAACAACATCGATGTCGACGCCGCCAGCCGCGCCGGCGTGATCGTGACCAACACGCCCGACGTTCTCAATGAAACCACGGCCGATTTCGGCTGGGCGCTGCTGATGGCCGCTGCCCGCCGCATCACGGAAGCCGAACAGTGGCTGCGCGCCGGCCAATGGCAGAAGTGGCGTTATGACAGCTTTGTCGGCGCCGACCTGCATGGCGCCACCCTGGGCATCATCGGGATGGGACGCATAGGCCAGGCGATTGCACGCCGCTCGACCGGCTTTGGCATGCAGGTTATCTACCACAACCGCTCGCGCCTGGCGCCGGAACTGGAGGCGCAGGCCAACAATGCGCGGCATGTCAGCCGCGAGGAACTGCTGCGCCAGGCCGACCATGTGGTGCTGGTGCTGCCTTACAGCCCGGCGCTGCATCACACCATCGGCGAGGCCGAAATCGCGCTGATGAAGCCGACGGCCGTGCTGGTCAATATTGCGCGTGGCGGCATCGTCGACGATGGCGCGCTGATACGGGCGCTGCGCGAGCGCCGCATTGCCGCGGCCGGGCTGGATGTGTACGAGAACGAGCCGGCACTCAACCCGGATTTTCTGACACTGAGCAATGTGGTGCTCACGCCGCATATCGCCAGCGCATCGGTGGCGACCCGTCTGGCCATGGCCAACTGCGCCGCTGCCAACCTGATCGCCGCGCTCACCGGCGCCGCGCCACCCAATCAATTGAATCCCGAAGCCACGAAAGGAAAATGA
- a CDS encoding polyhydroxyalkanoic acid system family protein → MADISIVQAHNMPPEQARAAAQEVADKMAADFGMECRWDGPVLRFERSGVDGTLVVNDRDAQLDITLGLMMKAFAPMVQEKLARKMQKVFGA, encoded by the coding sequence ATGGCGGATATCAGCATCGTCCAGGCCCACAACATGCCACCTGAGCAAGCCCGTGCAGCCGCGCAGGAGGTGGCCGACAAGATGGCAGCGGACTTTGGCATGGAATGCCGTTGGGATGGGCCGGTGCTGCGTTTCGAACGCAGCGGCGTAGACGGCACCCTGGTGGTGAACGACAGGGATGCCCAGCTCGACATCACGCTGGGACTGATGATGAAAGCCTTCGCGCCCATGGTTCAGGAAAAGCTGGCGCGCAAGATGCAGAAGGTTTTCGGCGCCTGA
- a CDS encoding FKBP-type peptidyl-prolyl cis-trans isomerase — MSTVMTASGLQYEDIQVGTGAEATAGQYVTVHYTGWLQNADGSAGKKFDSSKDRNDPFQFPLGAGNVIKGWDQGVQGMKVGGVRKLIIPAALGYGARGAGGVIPPNATLIFEVELLGV, encoded by the coding sequence ATGTCCACAGTCATGACAGCTTCCGGGCTGCAATACGAAGATATCCAGGTCGGCACCGGCGCGGAAGCCACCGCGGGCCAGTACGTTACCGTTCACTACACCGGCTGGCTGCAGAATGCCGATGGCAGCGCCGGCAAGAAATTCGATTCCAGCAAGGACCGCAACGATCCCTTCCAGTTTCCGCTGGGCGCTGGCAACGTCATCAAGGGCTGGGACCAGGGCGTGCAGGGCATGAAGGTTGGCGGCGTGCGCAAGCTGATCATCCCGGCGGCACTCGGTTACGGCGCGCGCGGCGCGGGCGGCGTGATTCCGCCCAATGCCACCCTGATCTTCGAAGTCGAACTGCTGGGGGTCTGA
- a CDS encoding alpha/beta fold hydrolase, with the protein MPSPQRFPEFLVSLLRRRSRLLATLALCVPLAFAGCGQLVQKERELLFRIVPGTASWYAGMPDGVVEMNLPVATGGKRGSDEHINAWWWPAARPGAPAVLYLHGARWNLTGQLFRIEQLHDFGFSVLAIDYRGFGKSSGELPSEETVYEDARLAWQYLTTLQPDPKKRLIYGHSLGGAIAIDLASQPGPQQQARGLIVESTFTTLADIAKSLSYPWLPLQLLLSQKFDAVDKIAHVGMPVLIVHGTSDRYVPSHFSEKLYAAAPQRKKLLLVEGGTHNNSMRIGESAYRRAFRELFGLNPAPA; encoded by the coding sequence ATGCCTTCCCCACAACGCTTTCCGGAATTTCTTGTCAGCCTGCTGCGTCGTCGCAGCCGGCTCCTTGCCACCCTGGCCCTGTGCGTGCCGCTGGCATTCGCTGGTTGTGGCCAGCTGGTACAGAAGGAACGCGAACTGCTGTTTCGCATCGTGCCCGGCACGGCCAGCTGGTATGCCGGCATGCCGGACGGCGTGGTGGAAATGAATCTGCCCGTGGCAACCGGCGGTAAGCGCGGGAGCGACGAGCATATCAATGCCTGGTGGTGGCCGGCGGCCAGGCCAGGCGCGCCGGCGGTGCTTTACCTGCATGGCGCGCGGTGGAACCTCACCGGCCAGCTGTTTCGCATCGAACAGCTGCATGATTTCGGCTTTTCAGTCCTTGCCATCGATTACCGGGGCTTTGGCAAGAGCAGCGGCGAACTGCCATCGGAAGAAACCGTGTACGAGGATGCGCGGCTCGCGTGGCAATACCTGACGACATTGCAGCCGGACCCGAAGAAGCGGCTGATCTATGGTCATTCGCTGGGTGGCGCCATCGCCATCGATCTTGCGTCGCAACCGGGCCCGCAGCAGCAGGCGCGCGGCCTGATCGTTGAGTCGACATTCACCACGCTGGCCGATATCGCCAAGTCGCTCAGCTATCCCTGGCTGCCGCTGCAACTGCTGCTGTCGCAGAAATTCGATGCGGTCGACAAGATCGCCCACGTCGGCATGCCGGTGCTGATCGTGCATGGCACCAGCGACCGCTACGTGCCGTCCCACTTCAGCGAAAAGCTGTATGCGGCGGCTCCGCAACGGAAGAAGCTGCTGCTGGTGGAAGGCGGCACCCACAACAACAGCATGCGCATTGGCGAGTCGGCCTACCGGCGCGCCTTCAGGGAACTGTTTGGCCTGAATCCGGCGCCGGCCTAG
- a CDS encoding EI24 domain-containing protein: protein MHLVVKTFGRAVLSQLHLRMLLLTVLPFVLSLLLWGLALWLGLQPMMDWLGAYFADSSWYQAIRSALDWMGLSSLRSFLVPLIAMWLLLPLMILTALLFVGGVAMPAIATHVSTRWYPGLERRHGGSVVGSLAVSLGSFVVFACLWLLTLPLNAVPPLALLVQPLLWGWLTYRVMAYDALADHASREERRMLMRQHRWPLLAIGVAVGAMGAAPTMLWLGGALFLVLLPLMAGVAIWVYVLVFVFSGLWFQHYLLAALEEMRRDSMQPDRTLPAAT, encoded by the coding sequence ATGCATCTTGTCGTCAAGACCTTTGGCCGTGCTGTGCTGTCGCAACTGCATCTGCGCATGCTGCTGCTGACGGTGCTGCCCTTCGTGCTTTCCCTGCTTCTGTGGGGGCTGGCCCTCTGGCTGGGCCTGCAGCCCATGATGGACTGGCTCGGCGCCTACTTTGCCGACAGCAGCTGGTACCAGGCGATCCGCTCGGCCCTGGACTGGATGGGTTTGAGCTCGCTCAGGAGCTTCCTGGTGCCGCTGATTGCCATGTGGCTGCTGCTGCCACTGATGATACTGACGGCGCTTCTGTTTGTCGGCGGCGTGGCGATGCCCGCCATTGCCACGCATGTGTCGACGCGCTGGTATCCGGGGCTGGAACGGCGCCATGGGGGTTCCGTCGTTGGCAGCCTGGCGGTATCGCTGGGCAGCTTCGTGGTGTTCGCCTGCCTGTGGCTGTTGACGCTGCCGCTCAACGCGGTGCCGCCGCTGGCGCTGCTGGTGCAGCCGCTGCTATGGGGATGGCTGACCTACCGCGTGATGGCCTACGATGCGCTGGCCGACCACGCCAGCCGCGAGGAGCGGCGCATGCTGATGCGCCAGCACCGCTGGCCGCTGCTGGCAATCGGCGTTGCCGTCGGCGCCATGGGCGCCGCCCCCACCATGCTCTGGCTGGGCGGCGCGCTATTCCTGGTGCTGTTGCCGCTGATGGCCGGCGTGGCGATCTGGGTCTATGTGCTGGTCTTCGTCTTCTCGGGACTCTGGTTCCAGCATTACCTGCTGGCGGCGCTGGAAGAGATGCGGCGCGACAGCATGCAGCCAGACAGGACGCTGCCAGCTGCGACATAA
- a CDS encoding molybdopterin-binding protein → MAIGLIIIGDEILSGKRVDKHFSKAIELLSARGMQLGWADYVGDDPARITATLKRTLAGDDIVFSFGGIGATPDDHTRQCAAAALGVPVVLHPEAKALIEQRIVEMAAAAGQDPRLEAPENQHRLKMGEFPQGATIIPNPYNKIPGFSVKNAGAGGHHFVPGFPVMAHPMMEWVLDTLYPHLFHQVAWQEKSVYVYDSMESTLTPLMEAVETAYPLVKVFSLPSVGDAQTRRHIELGVKGDPTQVDKAYEQLLAGLDGFQAEYKPV, encoded by the coding sequence ATGGCTATCGGTCTGATCATCATCGGCGATGAAATCCTCTCGGGCAAACGCGTCGACAAGCATTTTTCCAAGGCGATCGAGCTGCTGTCGGCGCGCGGCATGCAACTGGGCTGGGCCGACTACGTGGGCGACGATCCGGCCCGCATCACCGCCACCCTCAAGCGCACCCTGGCCGGCGACGACATCGTGTTTTCCTTCGGCGGCATCGGCGCCACGCCAGACGACCATACCCGCCAGTGCGCTGCCGCGGCCTTGGGCGTGCCGGTCGTGCTGCATCCGGAAGCCAAGGCATTGATCGAGCAGCGCATCGTCGAAATGGCGGCTGCCGCGGGCCAGGACCCGCGCCTGGAAGCGCCGGAGAACCAGCATCGGTTGAAGATGGGCGAGTTTCCGCAGGGCGCAACCATCATCCCTAATCCCTACAACAAGATTCCCGGATTCTCGGTGAAGAATGCCGGCGCCGGCGGGCATCACTTCGTGCCGGGCTTTCCGGTGATGGCGCATCCGATGATGGAGTGGGTGCTCGACACGCTCTATCCCCATCTGTTCCACCAGGTGGCCTGGCAGGAAAAGTCGGTGTATGTGTACGACTCGATGGAATCGACCCTGACGCCGCTGATGGAAGCGGTGGAGACGGCCTATCCGCTGGTCAAGGTGTTCAGCCTGCCCAGCGTCGGCGACGCCCAGACCCGGCGCCATATCGAACTCGGCGTCAAGGGCGACCCGACCCAGGTCGACAAGGCCTATGAGCAGCTGCTGGCCGGCCTGGATGGCTTCCAGGCCGAGTACAAGCCGGTCTGA
- the ureG gene encoding urease accessory protein UreG, giving the protein MTTPSNPLRVGIGGPVGSGKTALCEMLCKRMRDHYDMAVITNDIYTKEDMEILMRAEALPAERLMGVETGGCPHTAIREDASINLEAIARMSADFPDLDLILVESGGDNLAATFSPELSDLTIYVIDVAGGEKIPRKGGPGITRSDLLIINKTDLAPHVGANLDIMAQDAKRMRGERPFLFTNLRSGDGVEEVVAFIRRQGLLDAARPA; this is encoded by the coding sequence ATGACTACCCCATCCAATCCCCTGCGCGTCGGCATCGGCGGCCCGGTCGGTTCCGGCAAGACGGCGCTGTGCGAAATGCTGTGCAAGCGCATGCGCGACCACTACGACATGGCCGTCATCACCAACGACATCTATACCAAGGAAGACATGGAGATTCTGATGCGGGCCGAGGCGCTACCGGCGGAACGCCTGATGGGCGTGGAGACCGGCGGCTGCCCGCACACCGCGATCCGCGAGGATGCATCGATCAACCTCGAAGCCATCGCCCGCATGAGCGCCGACTTTCCCGACCTCGACCTGATCCTGGTCGAGTCCGGCGGCGACAACCTGGCGGCCACCTTCAGCCCCGAATTGTCGGACCTGACGATCTACGTGATCGATGTCGCTGGCGGTGAAAAAATTCCCCGGAAGGGCGGTCCCGGCATTACCCGTTCCGATCTGCTGATCATCAACAAGACCGACCTTGCCCCGCATGTCGGCGCCAATCTCGACATCATGGCGCAAGATGCGAAACGCATGCGTGGCGAGCGGCCTTTCCTGTTCACCAATCTGCGCAGCGGCGACGGGGTCGAGGAAGTAGTGGCTTTCATCCGCAGGCAGGGCCTGCTGGACGCCGCCCGCCCGGCCTGA
- a CDS encoding urease accessory protein UreF, with protein MNASALLHLLQLASPSLPIGAYSYSQGLEAALESGQVSDESSARDWIVQALHQVIARFEGPVLWRLMQAFEALDAEKVADWTERFLAARDTAEFRAETVQMGYSMGKLVAELKLPRPELLALLQAQAEVPLPTAMAYAAVALDVPHDAALLGMLFSWAENQVLVCVKSVPLGQVAGQRLLLSLRPEIETAALTAQSLRDEDLSNWAPGLSLLSMRHEVQYSRLYRS; from the coding sequence ATGAATGCCAGCGCACTGCTTCACCTGCTGCAACTGGCCAGCCCCTCGCTGCCGATCGGCGCCTACAGCTATTCGCAGGGGCTGGAAGCGGCGCTGGAAAGCGGCCAGGTCAGCGACGAAAGTAGCGCCAGGGACTGGATCGTCCAGGCGCTGCACCAGGTCATCGCGCGCTTCGAAGGGCCTGTGCTGTGGCGCCTGATGCAGGCATTCGAAGCGTTGGACGCGGAAAAGGTCGCGGACTGGACCGAACGCTTCCTCGCCGCCCGCGACACCGCCGAGTTCCGGGCCGAAACCGTGCAGATGGGCTATTCGATGGGCAAGCTGGTGGCTGAGCTGAAGCTGCCGCGGCCGGAACTGCTGGCGCTGCTGCAAGCCCAGGCGGAAGTGCCGCTGCCCACTGCCATGGCCTATGCAGCGGTCGCCCTGGACGTGCCGCACGACGCGGCGCTGCTCGGCATGCTGTTCTCATGGGCGGAAAACCAGGTGCTGGTCTGCGTGAAGTCGGTGCCGCTGGGCCAGGTCGCCGGTCAGCGTCTGCTGCTGTCGCTGCGGCCCGAGATCGAAACCGCGGCCCTCACCGCGCAAAGCCTGCGTGACGAAGACCTATCCAACTGGGCGCCGGGCCTGTCGCTGCTGTCGATGCGGCATGAGGTGCAATATAGCCGGCTGTACCGGTCCTGA
- the ureE gene encoding urease accessory protein UreE, which translates to MLTLHTRINQADQIAGDLTLPYELREKSRLCATLASGEDVAIFTARGTVLRDGDLLRGDDGRVVRIVAAAEATYRVDCPTPRDLLRCAFHLGNRHTQAQVGDGFLRIRQDRVLKEMLEGLGATVTAEDAPFEPESGAYGGGHGHHHGDDGGHHPLAPIPLRQRIHRPTDKA; encoded by the coding sequence ATGCTAACCCTGCACACCCGCATCAACCAGGCCGACCAGATCGCCGGCGACCTCACCCTCCCCTACGAACTGCGCGAGAAAAGCCGCCTGTGCGCCACCCTCGCCTCCGGCGAGGATGTCGCCATCTTCACCGCACGCGGCACCGTGCTGCGCGATGGCGATCTGCTGCGCGGCGACGACGGCCGCGTGGTGCGTATCGTCGCCGCCGCCGAAGCCACCTATCGCGTCGACTGCCCGACCCCGCGCGACCTGCTGCGCTGCGCCTTCCACCTCGGCAACCGCCATACCCAGGCCCAGGTAGGCGACGGCTTCCTGCGCATACGCCAGGACAGGGTACTCAAGGAAATGCTGGAAGGCCTGGGCGCCACGGTTACCGCCGAAGACGCACCCTTCGAACCGGAATCCGGCGCCTACGGCGGCGGCCATGGCCACCACCATGGCGACGATGGCGGCCATCATCCGCTGGCGCCGATCCCGCTGCGTCAGCGCATCCACCGCCCCACCGACAAGGCCTGA
- the ureC gene encoding urease subunit alpha gives MTRITRAAYAEMYGPTTGDRIRLADTGLFIEIEKDYALYGEEVKFGGGKVIRDGMGQSQRGHADVMDTVITNAVILDHWGIVKADIGLKEGRIAAIGKAGNPDIQPGVTMAIGGATEIIAGEGMIVTAGGIDSHIHFICPQQIEEALMSGVTTMLGGGTGPAVGTAATTCTPGPWHIHSMLSATDAFPMNIGLLGKGNVSLPGPLREQIEAGAIGLKLHEDWGSTPAAIDSCLSVAEEMDVQVALHSDTLNEGGFLEHTLAAFKDRTIHTFHTEGAGGGHAPDIIAAVGESNVLPSSTNPTRPYTVNTLDEHLDMLMVCHHLDSAIAEDIAFAESRIRRETIAAEDILHDIGAISMMSSDSQAMGRVGEVIMRTWQTADKMKAQRGALPEDSSRHDNFRCRRYIAKYTINPAITHGISHVVGSIEVGKVADLVLWKPAFFGVKPSMILKSGMIAAAQMGDPNASIPTPQPVHYRHMFGAYGRALKTSMTFVSQAAFDAGIGQALGLQKTVVAVKNMRGLRKRDMIHNGATPRMEVDAETYEVRADGELLVCEPAKVLPMAQRYFLF, from the coding sequence ATGACGAGAATCACGCGCGCGGCCTATGCGGAAATGTACGGCCCCACCACCGGCGACCGCATCCGCCTGGCCGACACCGGCCTCTTCATCGAGATCGAGAAGGACTATGCCCTGTACGGCGAGGAAGTGAAGTTCGGCGGCGGCAAGGTGATCCGCGACGGCATGGGGCAGTCGCAGCGCGGCCATGCCGATGTAATGGACACCGTGATCACCAATGCGGTCATTCTCGACCACTGGGGCATCGTCAAGGCTGACATCGGCCTGAAGGAAGGCCGCATCGCCGCCATCGGCAAGGCCGGCAATCCGGACATCCAGCCGGGCGTCACCATGGCCATCGGCGGCGCCACCGAGATCATTGCCGGCGAAGGCATGATCGTGACCGCCGGCGGCATCGACAGCCACATCCACTTCATCTGCCCGCAGCAGATCGAGGAGGCGCTGATGTCGGGCGTGACGACCATGCTGGGCGGCGGCACCGGCCCGGCGGTCGGCACCGCCGCCACCACCTGCACACCCGGCCCCTGGCACATCCATTCGATGCTGTCGGCCACCGATGCCTTCCCGATGAATATCGGCCTGCTGGGCAAAGGTAACGTCAGTTTGCCAGGCCCGCTGCGAGAGCAGATCGAGGCCGGCGCGATTGGCCTGAAGCTGCACGAAGATTGGGGCAGCACACCGGCCGCGATTGACAGCTGCCTGTCGGTGGCGGAAGAGATGGACGTCCAGGTTGCGCTGCACTCCGACACCCTCAATGAAGGTGGCTTCCTGGAGCACACGCTGGCCGCCTTCAAGGACCGCACCATCCACACCTTCCACACCGAAGGCGCCGGCGGCGGCCATGCGCCGGACATCATTGCCGCGGTGGGCGAGTCCAATGTGCTGCCCTCCTCGACCAACCCGACCCGCCCCTACACGGTCAACACCCTGGACGAGCATCTGGACATGCTGATGGTCTGCCATCATCTGGATTCGGCCATTGCCGAGGACATCGCCTTTGCCGAATCGCGGATCCGGCGCGAGACCATCGCGGCCGAAGACATCCTGCATGACATCGGCGCGATCTCGATGATGTCGTCCGACTCGCAGGCCATGGGTCGGGTTGGCGAGGTGATCATGCGGACCTGGCAGACGGCGGACAAGATGAAGGCGCAGCGCGGCGCGCTGCCGGAAGACAGCAGCCGGCATGACAACTTCCGCTGCAGGCGCTATATCGCCAAGTACACCATCAACCCGGCGATCACGCATGGCATCTCGCATGTGGTGGGGTCGATCGAGGTGGGCAAGGTTGCCGACCTGGTGCTCTGGAAGCCAGCCTTCTTCGGCGTCAAGCCGTCGATGATCCTGAAGAGCGGCATGATCGCCGCAGCCCAGATGGGCGACCCGAATGCCTCGATCCCCACGCCTCAGCCGGTGCATTACCGCCACATGTTTGGCGCCTATGGCCGCGCGCTGAAGACCTCGATGACCTTTGTCTCGCAGGCTGCTTTCGATGCCGGCATCGGGCAGGCGCTGGGCTTGCAGAAGACGGTGGTGGCGGTGAAGAACATGCGCGGACTGCGCAAGCGCGACATGATCCACAACGGCGCGACGCCACGGATGGAGGTGGATGCCGAGACGTATGAAGTCAGGGCGGATGGAGAGCTGCTGGTTTGCGAGCCGGCGAAGGTGTTGCCGATGGCGCAGCGGTATTTCCTTTTCTAG